The proteins below come from a single Hyperolius riggenbachi isolate aHypRig1 chromosome 8, aHypRig1.pri, whole genome shotgun sequence genomic window:
- the LOC137527225 gene encoding olfactory receptor 14I1-like, with amino-acid sequence MIEKNKTAVTFFVLKGFSDIPEFEASISILVLLIYLTTLVGNILILLLICLDPHLHTPMYFFLGNLSALDIRYTTVTLHKSIDILVTGDNEVFFIDCMVQMYFFS; translated from the coding sequence ATGATTGAGAAGAACAAGACAGCTGTGACCTTCTTCGTACTCAAAGGGTTTTCAGACATCCCGGAGTTTGAGGCTTCAATATCCATTCTGGTTCTTCTCATTTATCTCACCACTCTTGTAGGCAACATACTCATTCTACTGCTGATTTGCCTGGACCCTCATCTCCACACTCCCATGTACTTCTTCCTGGGTAACCTGTCTGCTCTTGACATACGTTATACCACCGTTACACTACATAAGAGCATTGATATTCTTGTAACAGGAGATAATGAAGTGTTTTTTATCGACTGCATGGTGCAGATGTATTTCTTTTCATAG